From Methanosarcina lacustris Z-7289, one genomic window encodes:
- a CDS encoding metallophosphoesterase family protein, which yields MKKTKMSADAGRAGTLSFVHAADLHLDSPFTGISGIDPELGERLAKATFQAYEAVIDLCMDEEVDFLLIAGDVYDSADKSLYAQVRFIEGLRKLDTAGIQVFICHGNHDPLDGWSASLKWPGNVHIMSGDGAEVVEFKKEGETAALVVGMSYPTRHIMKNLVQNFPNKGDNWPFTIGLLHCSVGSNPEHDPYAPCTLQDLRELSYDYWALGHIHTPSIVCKEAPVVIYSGNPQGRHPGETGARGCFYVEVSSGGAISTRFIETDSVRWHIREISIEDMETEGELIESLQSQLDDIRENSGGRSAICRLVLNGRGPLHHTLRKEGSLEDILHLLREDEIRDRQFVWVERIENETLFPVERELLLKREDFVGDLVKILEGLKTDGKALEEFHEVLSPLFNSRNGRKLICKIDDEEMNYLLQCAENILLDALLTEEDHGN from the coding sequence ATGAAAAAAACAAAAATGTCGGCAGATGCTGGCAGGGCCGGGACTTTGAGTTTTGTCCATGCTGCTGATCTACACCTTGACAGTCCATTTACAGGAATTTCCGGGATTGACCCGGAGCTGGGGGAAAGGCTTGCGAAAGCTACCTTTCAGGCTTATGAGGCAGTTATCGACCTCTGTATGGATGAAGAAGTTGACTTCCTGCTTATTGCGGGGGATGTGTATGACAGTGCCGACAAGAGCCTTTATGCACAGGTCAGGTTTATAGAGGGGCTCCGGAAGCTTGACACAGCCGGGATTCAGGTTTTTATCTGCCACGGGAACCATGATCCTCTTGATGGCTGGTCAGCAAGCCTGAAGTGGCCCGGAAACGTACATATCATGAGTGGGGACGGAGCAGAAGTTGTAGAATTCAAAAAAGAAGGAGAAACTGCCGCCCTTGTCGTGGGGATGAGCTACCCAACACGGCACATAATGAAAAATCTTGTGCAAAACTTCCCAAATAAAGGTGATAACTGGCCGTTTACTATAGGGCTGCTACATTGTAGCGTGGGAAGCAACCCGGAGCACGATCCTTACGCACCCTGCACCCTGCAGGACCTCAGGGAGCTAAGCTATGATTACTGGGCTCTTGGCCACATCCATACTCCTTCTATAGTTTGCAAAGAAGCTCCAGTTGTGATATATTCCGGCAACCCTCAGGGCAGGCATCCCGGCGAAACGGGGGCAAGAGGGTGCTTTTATGTAGAGGTTTCTTCCGGAGGAGCCATTTCTACCAGGTTCATCGAGACCGACTCTGTCCGCTGGCATATAAGGGAAATTTCCATAGAAGACATGGAAACAGAAGGGGAACTGATAGAAAGTCTTCAAAGCCAGCTTGATGACATAAGGGAAAATTCCGGAGGAAGGTCTGCGATATGCAGGCTGGTCCTCAATGGAAGGGGACCTCTGCATCACACTCTCAGGAAAGAGGGATCTCTTGAAGATATCCTCCATTTGCTCAGGGAGGACGAAATTCGGGACCGGCAGTTCGTCTGGGTAGAACGCATTGAAAATGAAACGCTCTTTCCCGTAGAAAGGGAGCTTCTTCTGAAAAGGGAGGATTTTGTGGGGGATCTGGTAAAAATCCTGGAGGGCTTGAAGACAGATGGAAAGGCTCTGGAAGAGTTCCATGAAGTCCTTTCCCCTCTCTTTAATTCCAGGAACGGGAGAAAACTCATTTGTAAAATTGATGATGAAGAGATGAACTACCTGCTTCAGTGCGCTGAAAATATCCTGCTTGATGCCCTGCTCACGGAGGAAGATCATGGAAATTAA
- a CDS encoding AAA family ATPase, producing the protein MEINAIHIDGFGKFSRLSIEDLPSGLVIFTGANEAGKSTLFTFIRRMFFGIPNTRCNLYPPLEGGKHGGRLAVIDSAGDRWVIERNAGRKDDAKVVLPDGNAGGRAELLKLLGHADRNVFENIYAFGLEELQSFETLNNQSINSKLYSAGTGVGVSISGLMDSISSSENNLYKPRGSKPLINELFREIGKTEEKIAEFEGAQKKYDSLHFELEQRTGDIDQLKEKSLNIRNKLNHIQNLLSVWEDWRALQESKTALEGLPGLESFPEKGEEKLTRLREKIEEIKETISRLEQELEKNAVKERSLSPDESLLGQKDAVLELESGLGKYRSEVKNLPSLEINLSQEEAGLSELLMELGPKWNEEALDHFDRSIPAKETVIQMRRSVKEIEDQIKETGNELQQILNSIERVSQENDSFEESLLVHRTQVIELGNGIEKYRTDKDLLHSETREVQDRKAELKENLSGLGEGWDESTLARFERSTPSKETVIGKRREMEEAEKTIERYRDRLELALGEIKEVRGEIEALEEKLEAYSKLPNPEEVKQGLEAVSYLRVNHPLLREKESEFKNLEKDLEKEEMLFAAFGPRKTEYEGGLPLWPAGMLLIAGGIGLVYEYMNNSLLSGLGIFILLFATSAAYFLKARKKPSNPPVGEEQLKGTEARKQKAQDSKEKLSGEIASLKEYMKTRAKKCGFEDIPDPSVREQKADELQRVLLDLKTAGELHQGKEKLQKKRDKLNAAYQELEGKLKVGESRQEEVLQEWKEWLVSSGFKPELSPEHVLELLSGIRACLENQKNVKELEKQVHLREAAIKKYEEEALGVLGACERPVLGIALESEIAKLREDVSFASNQAERMRILEVESEDLNRKKEELKARLLEERTQRDTLSEKWTLWLGAYGLDPSLSVESVLEIFSVIRTCFDRQRAIRKLEEQIASSRTSIEAYEAKVTGVLQECGRPFSGLSFDTRIEKLRLDLEQASEETRSLQQLKTRSKELDIELQAARDKYEDAAKELAVLLESGSAATEEVFCENARLRTQRTELERGEREAEQQILRISGDGEKYDIFIEELQASDPLGLEEENRRLEEGLKTLEQETTENMDRRGAIGNQIEQLEHGSEGSLARVMQESLLEGLHEKSREWASLVLARKVLAKAIEVYEKERQPAVIVESQAFFSKITGGRYTRIYSPLNSSEIYVEDREGHHKSVPELSRGTAEQLYLSLRFGFIREFGRHSESLPVVFDDVLVNFDPERCKNTCEAIKDLVSGNQVFYFTCHPETVQMLVERFPEARAVDLEKVA; encoded by the coding sequence ATGGAAATTAATGCCATTCATATCGACGGTTTCGGCAAGTTTTCCAGGCTGTCTATTGAAGACCTGCCCTCCGGCCTGGTCATTTTCACAGGGGCAAATGAGGCAGGAAAGTCAACATTATTTACTTTTATCCGGAGGATGTTTTTTGGAATCCCTAACACAAGGTGCAACCTCTATCCTCCACTTGAAGGAGGGAAGCATGGGGGAAGGCTTGCAGTCATCGATTCCGCCGGAGACCGTTGGGTCATAGAGAGAAACGCAGGCCGAAAAGACGATGCAAAAGTTGTGCTTCCGGATGGGAATGCAGGAGGCAGGGCTGAACTTCTTAAACTTCTGGGCCACGCTGACAGGAACGTCTTTGAAAATATCTATGCTTTTGGCCTTGAAGAACTGCAGAGTTTTGAGACCCTGAACAACCAGAGCATCAATAGTAAACTCTACAGTGCAGGCACGGGAGTCGGAGTTTCCATTTCAGGACTGATGGATTCCATCAGCAGCAGTGAAAACAATCTGTATAAACCCAGAGGTAGCAAACCCCTTATAAATGAGCTATTCAGGGAAATAGGAAAAACTGAAGAAAAAATTGCCGAATTTGAAGGAGCCCAGAAAAAATACGATTCTCTTCATTTCGAATTGGAACAACGAACCGGAGACATTGATCAGTTAAAAGAAAAGTCTCTGAATATACGAAACAAATTAAACCACATTCAAAACCTGCTTTCGGTCTGGGAAGACTGGAGAGCCCTGCAGGAATCAAAAACTGCCCTTGAAGGTTTACCCGGGCTTGAGAGTTTCCCCGAAAAAGGGGAAGAAAAGCTTACAAGGCTCCGGGAAAAAATTGAAGAAATAAAGGAGACCATTTCGAGGCTGGAGCAGGAACTGGAAAAAAATGCCGTTAAAGAACGAAGCCTTTCTCCGGACGAAAGCCTTCTCGGACAGAAAGATGCAGTGCTGGAACTGGAAAGCGGGCTTGGGAAGTACAGGTCCGAAGTAAAAAATCTCCCGTCCCTGGAAATAAACCTCAGCCAGGAAGAAGCCGGGCTTTCTGAGCTCCTCATGGAACTCGGCCCGAAATGGAATGAGGAAGCTCTGGACCACTTTGATCGCTCAATCCCGGCAAAAGAAACCGTCATCCAGATGCGAAGGTCAGTAAAGGAAATTGAAGATCAAATAAAAGAGACTGGAAATGAACTCCAACAGATTTTAAACAGCATCGAGCGAGTCAGTCAGGAAAATGATTCATTTGAAGAAAGCCTCCTGGTGCACAGAACCCAGGTCATCGAACTTGGAAATGGGATCGAGAAATACCGGACTGATAAGGACCTCCTTCATTCCGAAACTCGGGAAGTTCAGGACCGAAAAGCCGAACTGAAGGAAAACCTGTCAGGGCTTGGAGAAGGCTGGGACGAAAGCACCCTTGCCCGTTTCGAGCGTTCAACTCCTTCAAAAGAAACCGTGATTGGAAAACGAAGGGAAATGGAGGAGGCGGAAAAAACAATCGAGAGGTACCGCGACAGGCTCGAACTTGCCCTTGGGGAAATCAAAGAAGTCCGCGGGGAAATAGAAGCCCTGGAAGAGAAACTCGAAGCCTACTCAAAGCTTCCCAACCCTGAAGAGGTAAAGCAGGGGCTTGAAGCTGTAAGCTACCTCAGGGTGAATCACCCTCTCCTCAGGGAAAAGGAAAGCGAATTCAAAAACCTGGAAAAAGACCTGGAAAAAGAAGAGATGCTTTTTGCAGCCTTCGGGCCCCGGAAAACCGAGTATGAGGGAGGACTTCCCCTCTGGCCTGCAGGAATGCTCCTGATTGCAGGTGGCATAGGCCTGGTTTACGAGTACATGAACAACTCCCTGCTTTCCGGACTTGGCATATTTATCCTCCTTTTTGCGACTTCTGCCGCATACTTCCTGAAAGCCAGAAAAAAACCCTCAAACCCTCCTGTCGGGGAGGAACAATTGAAAGGAACCGAAGCCCGGAAACAGAAAGCACAGGACTCAAAAGAAAAACTGTCCGGAGAGATCGCCTCCCTGAAAGAATACATGAAAACCCGGGCAAAAAAGTGCGGCTTTGAAGACATTCCCGACCCCTCGGTGAGGGAACAGAAAGCCGATGAACTGCAAAGGGTCCTGCTTGATTTGAAAACTGCCGGAGAACTGCACCAGGGGAAGGAGAAGCTTCAGAAGAAGCGGGATAAGTTAAATGCAGCTTATCAGGAGCTTGAAGGTAAGCTGAAGGTCGGAGAGAGCAGGCAGGAGGAAGTTCTCCAGGAATGGAAAGAGTGGCTTGTTTCTTCAGGATTCAAACCGGAGTTATCCCCTGAACATGTGCTTGAGCTTCTTTCCGGGATCAGGGCCTGCCTGGAAAATCAAAAAAATGTTAAAGAACTGGAAAAACAGGTACATCTCAGGGAAGCTGCGATTAAAAAGTACGAAGAAGAAGCCCTTGGCGTTCTGGGAGCCTGTGAAAGGCCTGTTTTGGGAATTGCACTCGAAAGTGAAATCGCAAAACTCAGGGAGGATGTAAGTTTTGCATCTAATCAGGCTGAAAGAATGAGGATACTCGAAGTTGAGTCCGAAGACCTTAATCGTAAAAAAGAAGAGCTGAAAGCCCGGCTCCTTGAGGAAAGAACGCAAAGGGATACCCTCTCCGAAAAGTGGACTCTCTGGCTTGGGGCCTATGGGCTTGACCCATCACTTTCAGTAGAAAGCGTGCTTGAAATCTTTTCGGTAATCCGAACATGCTTTGACAGGCAGCGGGCGATCCGGAAACTTGAAGAACAGATAGCTTCCAGCAGAACTTCGATAGAAGCCTATGAAGCAAAGGTAACCGGGGTCCTGCAGGAATGTGGACGTCCGTTTTCCGGACTTTCTTTTGACACCCGGATTGAAAAACTCCGTTTGGACCTTGAACAGGCATCTGAGGAAACAAGGAGCCTGCAGCAACTGAAAACAAGATCAAAAGAACTCGATATCGAACTTCAGGCAGCCCGGGATAAGTATGAAGACGCTGCAAAAGAGCTTGCAGTCCTTCTTGAATCCGGTTCTGCAGCAACGGAAGAAGTGTTCTGTGAAAATGCACGGCTCCGGACTCAGCGAACAGAGCTCGAAAGAGGGGAAAGGGAGGCTGAACAGCAGATTCTGAGGATTTCCGGGGATGGGGAAAAGTATGATATTTTTATCGAAGAACTTCAAGCCTCCGATCCATTGGGCCTGGAAGAAGAAAACCGCAGGCTGGAGGAAGGCCTGAAAACCCTTGAACAGGAGACCACCGAGAATATGGACAGGCGCGGAGCGATAGGAAACCAGATCGAACAGCTCGAACACGGAAGTGAAGGTTCCCTTGCAAGGGTAATGCAGGAAAGCCTGCTCGAAGGGCTTCACGAAAAGTCAAGGGAATGGGCTTCCCTGGTTCTGGCCCGAAAAGTCCTTGCTAAAGCAATCGAAGTCTATGAAAAGGAAAGGCAGCCTGCAGTTATCGTGGAATCCCAGGCCTTTTTCTCAAAGATTACCGGAGGCAGGTATACGAGGATTTATTCCCCGCTCAACTCTTCTGAAATCTACGTTGAAGACCGGGAAGGGCATCATAAGAGCGTCCCGGAACTCAGCCGGGGAACTGCCGAACAGCTTTATCTCTCCCTGCGTTTCGGTTTTATCAGGGAATTCGGGAGGCATTCGGAATCTCTTCCTGTCGTTTTTGATGACGTGTTGGTGAACTTTGACCCTGAACGCTGCAAAAACACCTGTGAAGCCATAAAGGACCTTGTTTCAGGCAACCAGGTCTTTTATTTCACCTGCCATCCCGAAACCGTGCAGATGCTTGTAGAAAGGTTCCCCGAAGCCCGGGCTGTAGACCTCGAGAAAGTAGCATAA
- a CDS encoding ATP-dependent helicase, translating to MLEELLTTLTPRQKEAVEHTSGPLLILAGAGTGKTTAITGKIAWMIEKQEIKPEKILALTFSREAARNMEKKIHGLLGQGTDVKVSTFHAFCAELIRDNSEKCGVLEQFTIFEDIDSAILLYKELGTTPRNAALYSSTIAKAKDLNISIDEFKAYLETKKESLLGFAEESRLEQFYTECKINLNTFHLKDKGQQKALKNEKKNWQEFIGLYEEYRKYADFTHAWVTYEERKRALNCLDYGDLNRIALEFLNTCGTAELNDTYTHIIVDEFQDTNYVQFELIKHLTAREQNITVVADANQSIYAFRGAYSNNIEDFKKQFGISERDIVSLDVSFRSTNKILRVAHKLISQNYPEDRKNECILLKNCNNNEGGNVVIQETKDEGEEARKIVEQIQSYIEKGILLNEIAVLYRTHNQGKQIRQALQRREIPVVVKDDADYLKQPEIKTVLSYLYILNNLTDPTPRGTEAWWRLFHYNNGLENSDSIHIGEYIKKNKISFQEAIYHHLDEIRLSEKGCSTIGKVKETIRVLGEKNLLDVSDRLLEIYDHSGLVRHLNRLDTLKAREAFLNLRNLHEMAKNYEQFYNRELFGFIDYLEILDEMGGNPASAKLREDDAVSLMSIHAAKGLEFRVVFVTSMAKDKFPLFRGGQEPLIPLEMMSQYKDLFYADFGSASKLETAIKGRKKEIKLEEERRLCYVAFTRAKEDLILILSLEYGGKEREPSEFLMEIGYNHWRDIGTAPADGTGSDVEKEIAFDELSLSYRKDLEVKTAGLVKDNELEREKNKCVRLLIEALDKDLEEAVHYLMVYRALRDGGCGDYLEELKQKWDLIDPAEKAGEILSKMETRSNGLRFNPEVFGFSFSALKLYENCPKQYELQEILRMPGRKNEDSTGAMAKGSFVHEVLEIAVKEKVSEKQALYEIVENLHKKPEWMYVDLESTLPLFEVFWLRNKDRISNNLMVEKWFSVPIEGFVFRGKIDRVDLLDSSGKEVEIIDYKTGKYDVSPEDRSRQLLLYAKGFEHMHPEYRVKRLTLDMLALEKPRVFELQEDGKYGSIEGRVSPLDSGAIDVMVQTARNIAHDYEHGFKETEDPEICKECGFRLYCDGINL from the coding sequence ATGTTAGAAGAACTCCTCACAACCCTCACTCCCAGGCAAAAAGAAGCAGTTGAACACACTTCAGGCCCTCTATTAATTCTTGCAGGTGCAGGCACGGGTAAGACAACTGCCATAACTGGCAAAATTGCCTGGATGATCGAAAAACAGGAAATTAAGCCGGAAAAGATTCTTGCCCTTACTTTTTCGAGGGAAGCTGCCAGAAATATGGAAAAGAAAATCCATGGGCTTTTAGGGCAGGGAACTGATGTGAAGGTGAGTACTTTTCATGCTTTCTGTGCCGAATTGATAAGAGATAATTCTGAAAAGTGTGGGGTTTTGGAGCAGTTTACTATTTTTGAGGACATTGATTCAGCTATCCTGCTTTATAAGGAACTGGGCACCACTCCGAGAAATGCAGCTTTGTATTCCAGCACAATCGCAAAGGCAAAAGACCTCAACATTTCGATTGATGAGTTCAAAGCTTATCTTGAAACAAAGAAGGAGTCTCTGCTTGGGTTTGCTGAAGAAAGCAGGTTGGAGCAGTTTTATACAGAATGCAAGATCAACTTGAACACGTTTCATTTAAAGGATAAAGGCCAGCAAAAAGCCCTGAAAAATGAAAAGAAAAACTGGCAGGAATTCATCGGACTTTATGAGGAATACCGAAAATATGCTGATTTCACCCACGCCTGGGTAACATATGAAGAAAGAAAGAGAGCCCTAAATTGCCTTGATTACGGGGACCTCAACCGAATTGCCCTTGAGTTCTTGAATACCTGCGGCACAGCAGAGCTTAACGATACCTATACTCACATCATTGTGGACGAGTTCCAGGATACTAACTACGTGCAGTTCGAACTTATTAAGCACCTGACCGCACGGGAGCAAAATATCACGGTTGTTGCGGATGCGAACCAGAGTATCTACGCTTTTCGGGGTGCATACTCAAACAATATTGAGGATTTTAAAAAGCAATTCGGGATTTCAGAACGGGATATAGTGTCTCTAGATGTGAGTTTCAGGTCCACGAACAAAATCCTAAGGGTTGCTCACAAGCTGATCTCACAGAATTATCCCGAAGACCGGAAAAACGAGTGCATTCTCCTCAAAAACTGCAACAATAACGAGGGCGGAAACGTCGTCATCCAGGAAACAAAAGACGAAGGGGAAGAAGCAAGAAAAATCGTCGAGCAGATCCAATCTTATATCGAAAAGGGTATTCTCCTAAACGAAATTGCAGTCCTTTATCGAACCCATAACCAGGGTAAGCAGATCAGGCAGGCGCTCCAGAGGCGGGAAATACCTGTAGTTGTGAAAGACGATGCTGATTATCTAAAACAGCCCGAAATCAAGACCGTGCTTTCCTATCTCTACATATTAAATAACCTCACGGACCCGACCCCCAGAGGAACGGAGGCATGGTGGCGGCTCTTTCATTACAATAACGGCCTGGAGAACAGTGACTCCATTCATATAGGGGAGTACATCAAGAAAAACAAGATTTCTTTTCAGGAAGCTATCTACCACCATCTCGATGAGATCAGGTTAAGTGAAAAAGGGTGCAGTACTATTGGAAAGGTTAAAGAAACAATCAGGGTCCTTGGCGAGAAAAACCTGCTGGATGTTTCTGATCGTTTGCTTGAGATTTATGATCACAGCGGGCTTGTGAGGCACCTTAACAGGCTGGATACGCTGAAAGCCAGGGAAGCTTTCCTGAACCTGAGAAACCTGCACGAAATGGCAAAGAATTATGAACAATTCTACAACAGAGAGCTTTTTGGCTTCATTGATTATCTGGAGATCCTGGATGAAATGGGAGGCAACCCTGCATCGGCAAAGCTCAGGGAGGATGATGCTGTAAGCCTGATGAGTATCCATGCAGCAAAGGGGCTTGAATTCAGGGTCGTTTTTGTGACCAGCATGGCAAAGGACAAATTTCCTCTATTCAGGGGTGGGCAAGAACCTCTGATTCCACTGGAAATGATGAGTCAATATAAAGATTTATTTTATGCAGATTTTGGTTCTGCTTCAAAGCTCGAAACAGCGATCAAGGGACGCAAAAAAGAAATCAAACTTGAAGAAGAACGCAGGCTCTGCTATGTAGCCTTTACACGGGCAAAAGAAGATCTTATACTAATTCTTTCTCTGGAATATGGCGGTAAGGAGAGAGAACCTTCTGAGTTTCTAATGGAAATCGGGTATAACCACTGGCGGGATATAGGCACCGCTCCAGCTGATGGGACAGGAAGTGATGTGGAAAAGGAAATCGCTTTTGATGAGTTGAGCCTGTCTTACCGGAAAGACCTTGAGGTTAAAACCGCAGGCCTTGTAAAGGACAACGAGCTTGAAAGAGAGAAAAACAAATGTGTTCGACTGCTTATTGAGGCTCTTGATAAGGATCTTGAAGAAGCTGTACACTACCTGATGGTATACAGGGCTCTAAGAGACGGGGGATGTGGGGACTATCTTGAAGAATTGAAGCAAAAATGGGACCTGATAGATCCGGCTGAAAAAGCAGGAGAGATCCTCTCAAAAATGGAGACCAGAAGCAACGGCTTGAGGTTCAATCCGGAAGTGTTTGGGTTCAGCTTTTCAGCTTTGAAGTTGTACGAAAACTGCCCGAAACAGTATGAATTACAGGAAATCCTGCGCATGCCAGGTCGAAAGAACGAAGATTCGACAGGAGCCATGGCAAAGGGAAGTTTCGTGCATGAGGTGCTTGAAATTGCAGTTAAAGAAAAAGTTTCGGAAAAGCAGGCACTCTACGAAATAGTTGAAAATCTTCATAAAAAGCCTGAATGGATGTATGTGGACCTGGAATCCACTCTTCCTCTTTTTGAAGTATTCTGGCTCCGAAACAAAGACCGGATTTCAAATAATCTCATGGTTGAAAAATGGTTTAGTGTTCCTATAGAAGGATTTGTTTTCAGGGGAAAGATCGACAGAGTTGATTTACTTGACTCTTCCGGAAAAGAGGTTGAAATCATCGATTATAAAACCGGAAAGTACGATGTGAGCCCCGAAGACCGTTCAAGGCAGCTCTTACTATATGCAAAAGGTTTTGAACACATGCATCCGGAATACCGGGTGAAGCGGCTCACGCTTGACATGCTGGCCCTGGAAAAACCTCGCGTTTTTGAGTTGCAGGAGGATGGAAAGTACGGCAGCATTGAAGGCCGGGTAAGTCCCCTTGACAGTGGGGCAATTGATGTCATGGTCCAAACTGCACGAAATATTGCCCATGATTATGAGCATGGGTTTAAGGAGACAGAGGATCCTGAAATCTGCAAGGAGTGTGGGTTCAGGTTGTATTGTGATGGCATCAATCTGTAA
- a CDS encoding DDE-type integrase/transposase/recombinase encodes MDYQNVGIRQIKYLNKIIEQDHRSIKRIVNPILGFQSFQSANKTLKGIEAMNMIKKGQVNDLNYSVFNEVKYINQLFGLVL; translated from the coding sequence ATGGACTACCAAAATGTAGGCATTAGACAAATCAAGTATTTGAATAAAATTATAGAACAAGATCATAGGTCTATAAAGCGAATTGTTAATCCAATTTTAGGATTTCAGTCATTTCAATCTGCTAATAAGACTTTAAAAGGAATTGAAGCTATGAATATGATCAAAAAAGGACAAGTAAATGATCTAAATTACTCTGTTTTTAATGAAGTCAAATACATTAATCAATTGTTTGGTTTAGTTTTATAA
- a CDS encoding IS1 family transposase (programmed frameshift) produces MGKRGPKPQFTDVACLNKDCELYGLTDQGNVVGNGTYISRGEKTRRYICRHCGKAFCDHTDTFYHDLRKAEQTIDLALKMSMKGMSIAAIADILEVQSASVKRWLARAAEQCDKVNDTLMTNLDVPKIEMDEMWVIVKKKIVPRMEVYEDDGPWMWVAFATNCRLIVTFIIGPRKQYVADELVKLTADCLSETIPVYVTDGLDFYKVALLNQYGVRIEYPKTGKRGRPKNPKIVPPEDLKYAQVVKKRKGGKLQKVVRKVIFGEDIEQKEISTNLIERQNLTFRQDNNRVSRKTIGFSKVVKELVNQMKLYCTHFNFCREHGGLKYKDERDVECKNTPAKECGITDSKWTLRDLLTFKCFKTSVV; encoded by the exons ATGGGTAAAAGAGGTCCAAAACCACAATTCACTGATGTTGCCTGCCTGAATAAAGACTGTGAGCTCTATGGTCTTACTGATCAAGGCAATGTTGTTGGAAATGGGACTTACATAAGCCGTGGAGAAAAAACACGAAGATACATTTGCCGTCACTGCGGCAAAGCATTTTGCGACCATACAGACACTTTTTATCATGATCTTCGCAAAGCTGAACAAACTATCGATTTAGCTCTAAAAATGTCTATGAAAGGTATGAGTATTGCGGCCATTGCAGATATTTTAGAGGTTCAATCAGCAAGTGTAAAACGATGGTTAGCTCGTGCAGCTGAACAATGTGATAAAGTAAATGATACTTTGATGACCAATTTAGATGTACCCAAGATAGAAATGGATGAGATGTGGGTAATAGTAAA AAAAAAAATAGTTCCTAGAATGGAAGTATATGAAGATGATGGGCCATGGATGTGGGTAGCTTTTGCAACAAATTGCAGGTTAATAGTCACTTTTATCATCGGTCCAAGAAAACAGTATGTTGCAGATGAATTAGTGAAGTTAACAGCTGATTGTCTTTCTGAGACTATACCGGTTTATGTTACAGATGGACTTGATTTTTATAAAGTAGCTCTTTTGAATCAATACGGAGTACGGATCGAGTATCCGAAAACAGGGAAAAGAGGGAGACCAAAGAACCCGAAAATTGTTCCACCTGAGGATTTGAAATATGCACAGGTAGTCAAAAAAAGAAAGGGAGGGAAGCTCCAGAAGGTTGTGAGAAAGGTCATATTTGGAGAAGACATAGAGCAAAAAGAGATATCAACAAACTTAATTGAAAGACAAAACCTAACTTTCAGGCAGGATAACAACAGGGTTTCGAGAAAAACGATAGGATTCTCGAAAGTAGTAAAAGAGTTGGTGAACCAAATGAAGCTTTACTGCACCCACTTTAACTTCTGTAGAGAACACGGGGGATTGAAGTATAAAGATGAAAGGGACGTTGAATGTAAAAATACACCTGCGAAAGAATGCGGAATTACAGATTCAAAGTGGACACTACGAGACCTTCTAACATTTAAGTGTTTTAAAACATCAGTCGTATAA
- a CDS encoding DUF354 domain-containing protein, translating into MRIAFFINTPAHVHLYKNVIKNLELSGHQTIILARNYGDTINLLDEMGFEYFVYANVPDSKYGKILALPFNVLTAYNFLRKKKPDLLVGMGVYSAYTSQLLHKKCIIFNDSEPTPFQFMIFKPFVDVILTPSSFTLDLGPKHIKFNSFKEIAYLHTNYFVPDASIHDFLGIKQNEDYVLLRFNAFDAVHDFGVNGFSIDQKRLLVNELSKYARVFISSEVKLPDDLNKYLLKIPKSRIHDILYYAKLVVADTQTITTESAVLGTPVVRFNSFVGKKDMGNFIELENKYHLIFSFSEPKKAIDKAVELIQEPDLKSKWREKRDKLLVDKIDTTQFLASFIGNYPESLNKIRAEKKYTKRDGSSITQGDLL; encoded by the coding sequence ATGAGGATTGCATTTTTTATAAATACGCCTGCACACGTCCACTTATATAAAAATGTAATAAAGAACTTAGAACTCAGCGGGCATCAAACCATTATACTGGCAAGAAACTATGGGGACACAATTAACTTATTAGATGAAATGGGTTTTGAGTATTTCGTATACGCCAATGTACCTGATTCAAAATATGGGAAAATATTAGCTTTACCTTTCAATGTGTTAACAGCATATAATTTTCTGCGAAAGAAAAAACCTGATTTGCTGGTTGGAATGGGGGTTTACTCAGCATACACGTCACAATTACTACATAAAAAATGCATAATATTTAACGATTCTGAGCCGACACCTTTTCAGTTCATGATCTTTAAGCCGTTTGTGGACGTAATTCTCACTCCCTCATCGTTTACTCTAGATCTGGGTCCAAAACACATCAAATTTAATAGCTTTAAAGAAATTGCTTACTTACATACAAATTATTTTGTGCCAGATGCAAGCATTCATGATTTTCTTGGGATAAAGCAAAATGAAGATTACGTTCTGTTACGGTTCAATGCATTTGATGCAGTACATGATTTTGGTGTAAATGGCTTTTCCATTGACCAGAAAAGACTCTTAGTTAATGAACTAAGCAAGTATGCGCGTGTATTTATCTCATCTGAAGTCAAATTGCCAGACGATTTGAACAAATATTTGTTGAAAATCCCTAAATCTCGCATTCATGATATCCTGTATTACGCAAAACTTGTTGTGGCAGACACACAGACAATAACCACTGAATCCGCAGTCCTGGGAACTCCAGTTGTGAGGTTCAATTCCTTTGTAGGCAAGAAAGATATGGGCAATTTCATTGAACTTGAAAACAAGTATCATCTTATTTTCAGCTTCAGTGAGCCTAAAAAAGCTATTGACAAAGCAGTAGAACTTATTCAGGAACCGGATCTAAAAAGCAAATGGAGAGAAAAAAGAGACAAGCTCCTGGTTGACAAAATTGATACAACTCAATTTTTGGCATCTTTCATTGGGAATTATCCTGAGAGCTTAAATAAAATAAGAGCTGAAAAAAAATATACTAAAAGAGATGGTAGCTCTATCACCCAAGGTGATCTACTATGA